Within Parafrankia discariae, the genomic segment GCCGCGACCAAGGCGATCACCGCCGAGCCGGTCGACATCCTGGTCAACAACGCGGGCAACGCGGGTCCCGCGGTTCGGGACGCGAAGGCGCCCGCCGCGCCGAGCGCACCCGGCACGCCGGACACACCCGGCGCCGGTGTGCGCGGCCCCTCGGTCAGCCTCGGCGAGTTCGCGAACACCGAGCCGGCCGACTGGGAGCGCTATTTCGCGGTGAACCTGTTCGGGGTGATGAACTGCATCCGCGCGGCGCTCCCGCACATGATCGCGTCCAGTCATGGGCGGATCATCACGATCGTCTCGGACGCGGGGCGGGTCGGCGAGCCGCACATGGCCCCCTACGCCGCCGCCAAGGCGGGCGCGGCGGGCCTGACCCGGGCGGTCGCCCGGGAGGTCGGCCGCGACGGGATCACCGTCAACAACGTCGCGCTCGGGACCGTCGACACCATCGGCCTGGAGGCCATGGCCCGCGAGTCGGAGGTCGTGGCGGACCGCGTGCGACGTCAGCTGAAGCGCTACATCATCCCCCGGCTCGGGCAACCCGACGATGTCGCCGGCCTCATCACCTTCCTCGCCGGGCCCGCCGCTTCGTGGATCACCGGCCAGACCTACCCCGTCAACGGCGGCTACTCGGTCACCCTGTGACCGGGACACGTGGCGCGCAAGCACTGTCCTTCGGCGCAGGGTTAGCGCATCAACACAAGGGCGGCAGGGAATTACGCTATTCTTTCGGGTATGGTTTCTCGGGTGGTGAAGCGGGCATATCGTTATCGCTTCTACCCGAATCCCGAACAGGCCGCGCAGCTGGCCCGTACCTTCGGTTGTATCCGCTACGTCTACAACCGGGCGTTGGCCGAACGGTCCCGCGCCTGGACCGGGGAGCAGCGCAGGGTCACGCACGCGGAGACCGACAGGATGCTCACCGCGTGGAAGCGGGACACGGAGACGGCGTGGCTGGCCGAACCGTCGAAAGGGTCACTGCAGGCCACGCTGCGCCATCTGCAGACGGCGTTCGTGAACTTCTGGGAGAAGCGGGCTGGATATCCCTCCTTCAAGAAGAAGGGCAGGAGCCTCGATTCGGCGACCTACTTCCGGAACTGCTTCACCTACCGGAATGGGAACATCACACTGGCCAAGCAGGACCGGCCGTTGGACATCGTCTGGTTGCGTCCGCTGCCCGACGGCGCGACGCCCTCGCGGGTGACGGTGTCGCGGAACGCCCGCGGCCAGTACCATGTCTCGATCCTGGTCGAGGACACCGTCACCGGCCTCCCGCCGGCCGGGGGGCAGGTCGGGATCGACGCGGGCATCACAGCGCTGGTCACCTTCTCGATCGGGGAGAAAGTCCCCAACCCCCGGCACGAGCG encodes:
- a CDS encoding SDR family NAD(P)-dependent oxidoreductase, whose translation is MSFTIDLNGKTAVVTGGGQGVGRAICLSLATAGARVLVNDYVSDRAEAVAKEITESGGNAVASPFDVSDYAAATKAITAEPVDILVNNAGNAGPAVRDAKAPAAPSAPGTPDTPGAGVRGPSVSLGEFANTEPADWERYFAVNLFGVMNCIRAALPHMIASSHGRIITIVSDAGRVGEPHMAPYAAAKAGAAGLTRAVAREVGRDGITVNNVALGTVDTIGLEAMARESEVVADRVRRQLKRYIIPRLGQPDDVAGLITFLAGPAASWITGQTYPVNGGYSVTL
- a CDS encoding RNA-guided endonuclease InsQ/TnpB family protein, which gives rise to MVSRVVKRAYRYRFYPNPEQAAQLARTFGCIRYVYNRALAERSRAWTGEQRRVTHAETDRMLTAWKRDTETAWLAEPSKGSLQATLRHLQTAFVNFWEKRAGYPSFKKKGRSLDSATYFRNCFTYRNGNITLAKQDRPLDIVWLRPLPDGATPSRVTVSRNARGQYHVSILVEDTVTGLPPAGGQVGIDAGITALVTFSIGEKVPNPRHERRDRVRLARAQRDLSRKAKGSANQVKARARVAKIHGRIADRRRDHLHKLSTRIIRENQTVVVEDLSVRTMLRNHSLARAISDASWSEFRAMVEYKADWYGRTVIAVDRFYPSSKTCSACGSVVENLPLDVREWTCHCGAVHDRDINAARNILAAGLAVSACGDGVRPPRS